In Carnobacteriaceae bacterium zg-84, the genomic window AATTCCTCTGGTGTTGGAATAATTTGTTTTAATGCTCGTTCTCCTAATGCACCATGTCCAATTTCACGGCGTCCTGGACTTCCTGCACGTCCTGTTGAACCAACAGAAAATTGTGGGAAATTATAATGATGAATAAATTTTTTCCTTCTTCAATACCCAATCCGTCAATGACTTGATGCTCGCCTAATGGTGCTAAAGTTGCTGCCGTTAATGCTTGTGTTTGTCCACGTGTGAATAAGCCTGAACCATGAACACGTGGTAATAAAGCAACTTCTGAAGATAGTGGACGAATTTCATCAATTTTACGACCGTCTGGTCTTACTTTATCTTCTGTAATTAAGCGACGTACTTCATCTTTTTCTAAATCATAAACAATTTGACGAATTTCTTTAGCAATACGCTCAATTTCTTCATGTTCTGCATATTTTTCTTCAAAGAATAAAATAGCTTCTTCTTTAACTGCTTCAATATTTGCTTCACGTGCTAATTTTTCTTCGGTTTGAATAGCTGTTAACATTTTATCTTTAAATAAGTCTTGTGCTTCTTTAACAAGGTCTTCATCTAATGTCAACAAGTCAATATCCATTTTTTCTTTACCAACAGCTTGTGTGATTTCTTCTTGGAATTGAACAAGTGCTTTAATAGCTTCATGTCCATATAGTAAGGCATGCAACATGTCTTCTTCTGAAACTTCTTTTGCACTACTTTCTACCATATTGATAGCCGTCTTTGTTCCTGCAACAGATAGTTCAATATCACTGTTTTCTTTTTGAGCAACTGTTGGGTTAATAACATATTCACCATTAACACGTCCAACATCAACTCCTGCAATTGGCCCGTCAAATGGAATATCAGAAATACATAAAGCTAAAGAAGAACCAAACATTGCTGCCATTTCTGGAGAACAATCTTGTTCTACAGATAATACTGTATTAGTAATTTGTACTTCATTTCTAAATCCGTCTGCAAACATTGGACGGATCGGTCTATCAATTAAACGTGCTGTTAAAGTTGCACTCTCACTTGGACGACCTTCACGTTTAATAAAGCCTCCTGGCATTTTACCAACGGCATACATTTTTTCATTATAGTTTACAGTTAGCGGGAAAAAATCTCCTGTTGTGGCTGATTTTGAACAAACAACCGCTGTCAACACAACTGTATCTCCATAACGAACTAAAACAGCACCATTTGCTTGTTTGGCTAATTGCCCTACTTCAACTTTTAATGGACGATTTGCCCACATCGTTTCAAAAACTTGTTTTGTCATATTTATTCCTCTATCTTTCTGCCACGCTACTAAACAAAGAACAGTCAATCAATTGTCATTCACTCTTCTTTGCATAGTAGTCTAGTGGCTACTTAAAATGAGCTTACATAGGATAGGCGGTACTCCAAAATGGAATACCGCCTAAACAATACTGATTAACGACGTAAGCCTAAACGTTGAATCAATTCACGGTAACGTTGAATATCTTTGTTACGTAAGTACGCTAACAAGTGACGACGATGACCGATTTTTTTCATCATACCACGAGCTGAATGGAAGTCTTTTTGTGAACACGTGCATGTTCGTTTAAAGCGTTAATTTCAGCTGTTAACACTGCGATTTGTACTTCTGGAGAACCTGTATCTCCTTCGTGTGTTGCGTATGCTTTGATGATTTCAGTTTTTTGTTCTTTAGAAATTGCCATTTCTAACACCTCTTTCTTTAAAATTGCCCTATGCCGAGTAAATCGTTGGTGATACGCATTTACCAAGTATAAGGTTCGTGTAGATACACACTATCATTTTACGTAATGAAATATCATTTGTCAAACAAAATCATTGGTCTTTCTTATGAAAATAACCCTCTTTTTATGGCTCTTCGTCAAATTGTGTTGGTGGAGAGAAATAGTGAGTATGTTGGTAGTGAATGGCATTAACCATTCACTACCTTTTTCACATTCTTTTTCTGCCACTGAGAATGGTGTTGTATGATTAAAATACGCAATCTAAAATAAGAAAAACGTCTGTAGCCATAGGCAATCCGTTTGATGACTTTAATATGATTGTTGATAGCTTCTGTGATACCGTTTGAATAAGGTGTGGTAAAAGCTTGATAAATACCATTCTGATAGGTTTTAAAAATATCAAATTTCTTTCTAAACCACTCTGGTAATGACGGGTCAATATGATGAATAACCTCCATAAATGACTCAAAATCTCGCTGTCTATAAGCATATCTCAACTCTTGTACAAACTCATATGCTTGTTTTAAAACAGGACTATAGTCTAATAATCTATCCAGGATTTGTGCGTGTGTCAGATATGTTTTAAAGGATTGGTGATAGTGATAGTCTGTATCATTTACATCAAAGGCATCTTTTAATAATAATTTCCAGTATTTCTTTAAGTGTTTATAAGCCTTTTCTTCTTTTTTAAAGGTGTTCATTTCTTTTATACGTAGTGTATTTAAATTCCGATGTATATGTTGTATGATATGAAATCTATCTGTGACAATAACGGCATTAGGAAAAACCTTCTGAATAAGTTTGCCATAATTGGCATTCATATCCATAACAAGATAGCGAACGCTATGTCTTGCTTTTTTAGAAAATTGTTTAAAATAAGTGATTAAATGGTCTAATTGGCGACTAGGTAACACATCAATAATACGGTGCGTCAATCCGTCTACACAGATAAAACTCATCTTCCCTAAATGAGATGTCACAGACTTAAATTCGTCGATACATAGTACCTTAGGTAGATAATGAAAAGACGGTTTAACTTGTTTTGTATATTTATCTAAGACACGTTGTACGGTCACATCAGATACAAAGTGGTCTTGGCAGATATGTTTTCTTGAAATATTTTTCGTTAAATCAAGTGCAATAAGTTGTTTTAATTCTTTAGAAATACAACAATGTTTATCGACTAAAGAACACGAAGAAGAACAGGTTTTTAGACACGTTTTACAGCGATAACGGGTTCTTTTAAGAAGTAAAACAGTTTTGATTTGTCTAAACTTTGGTAATAATGTTTTCGTTTGATATGTCCCATGTTTGATGAGTGTTTTAGCATGACAATGTGGACAGGTGTGGCAAGGCTTTGTCCAAGTACCTTTAATAAAGTGGTGTGGAATACCATTTATTGTTTTTTCTTCTAACCAATGTTCATCAGCTATGAAAGATTTATCTGTTAATGTCAATAATTTTTTTGTATAATAATCCATGAGAAATACCTCCTTGTTTAATTGTGGTGATTTAATCATACAGGTATTTCTCTTTTTTTGTCCACTTTTATATACAAAATCGTGTTGGTGGATTATTCCCACCAACACGATTTATTATAGAGCCCTTTTTATTCTATATCATGCTAAAGTTCATCATCTATAAAACTCACTAATTTCTGACTTTATTGATTTAATAATAAAATTAGTTCTATTTATAAAATAAAACGTGTTTCCGGATTTATCCGTCAACACGTTTTTTATATGACGCGTATAAAAGCGTAATACCTGTATAAGAGGCGATAAACACAACAAGTACTTTTAATTGATTTACATCAATATTCGTTAAAAAGAACCCTGCTGTTAATACCCCAAGTACACCACCAACAATAATGCCAGGAACGCCAGGCCAATTGACACGTCCTGATAAAATAAATTGTTTGGCTCCTGCTGTCATAATCATAGCTGCATTTAACATCATAACAGGTAAAGCAACGGCAGGACTAATTCCCATGAGTGAGAAGAAAATCAATTCTGGAGCGTAATTTCCTAAGCCCATACTCATGAGCATACCAATACCAAAGTCAAAAATGGCACCTATCAATAAATTGATACCGTACAATCCTCTTATATCATCGTTTAAATCGGCACCCGGATTGGTTATCATACGATATACCATAAAAAAAGCAGCTAAAAGCAATAAAGAACCTAAAATGCGTTGGACTTTAGACGTATTCCAATGCT contains:
- a CDS encoding ISL3 family transposase; this encodes MLVGIIHQHDFVYKSGQKKRNTCMIKSPQLNKEVFLMDYYTKKLLTLTDKSFIADEHWLEEKTINGIPHHFIKGTWTKPCHTCPHCHAKTLIKHGTYQTKTLLPKFRQIKTVLLLKRTRYRCKTCLKTCSSSCSLVDKHCCISKELKQLIALDLTKNISRKHICQDHFVSDVTVQRVLDKYTKQVKPSFHYLPKVLCIDEFKSVTSHLGKMSFICVDGLTHRIIDVLPSRQLDHLITYFKQFSKKARHSVRYLVMDMNANYGKLIQKVFPNAVIVTDRFHIIQHIHRNLNTLRIKEMNTFKKEEKAYKHLKKYWKLLLKDAFDVNDTDYHYHQSFKTYLTHAQILDRLLDYSPVLKQAYEFVQELRYAYRQRDFESFMEVIHHIDPSLPEWFRKKFDIFKTYQNGIYQAFTTPYSNGITEAINNHIKVIKRIAYGYRRFSYFRLRILIIQHHSQWQKKNVKKVVNG
- a CDS encoding sulfite exporter TauE/SafE family protein → MENQLLLHSIQILLICLIFWFLFIMFSYTKKHKISLTKKFWTGFGIGYLTDLLDTLGIGTFATTTTLFKLTKLVEDDRKIPATMTTAHVIPVLTEALLFITIVKVDLWTLIVMALSAFLGAFVGVRVTQHWNTSKVQRILGSLLLLAAFFMVYRMITNPGADLNDDIRGLYGINLLIGAIFDFGIGMLMSMGLGNYAPELIFFSLMGISPAVALPVMMLNAAMIMTAGAKQFILSGRVNWPGVPGIIVGGVLGVLTAGFFLTNIDVNQLKVLVVFIASYTGITLLYASYKKRVDG